GTAGAGCGCGGCCGTCGAATCGGCGACGCCGGGCAGCGCGGCGAACTGCTTGTGCGCGGCGCGCAGCACCTCGACGAGATCGACCGGCAACTGTTTTTCGACGAGAATGCGCAGCACGCCGAGTGCATGGCGGCGTAGCGCGAACGGGTCTTTCTCGCCGGTCGGCTGCAGGCCGATGCCCCAGATGCCGACCAGCGTTTCGAGCTTGTCCGCCAGCGCGACGGTGGTGCCGGTTGCGGTGGTGGGCAGCGCATCGCCGGAAAAGCGCGGCCGATAGTGTTCCGAGCACGCGAGCGCGACTTCTTCGGGTTCGCCGTCGTGGCGCGCGTAGTACGTGCCCATCGTGCCCTGCAGTTCGGGGAATTCGCCGACCATGTCCGTCAGCAGGTCCGCCTTCGCGAGGCGCGCCGCGCGTTTCGCGAGCGCGACATCGGCACCGGTCAGCGCGGCGATTTCGCCGGCGAGCGCTTCGATGCGCTCGACGCGCTGCAGCGTCGAACCAAGCTTGTTGTGATAGACGACGTTGGCCAGCAGCGGCACGCGGTCCGCGAGCGGCTTCTTCCTGTCCTGCTCGAAGAAGAACTTCGCATCGGCGAGACGTGGGCGCACGACGCGTTCGTTACCCTCGACGATGTCGCCGGGCGTCTCGGTCTCGATGTTCGAGACGATCAGAAAGCGCGAGCGCAGCTTGCCGTTCGCATCGGTGAGCGCGAAATACTTCTGGTTCGTCTGCATCGTGAGGATCAGGCATTCCTGCGGCACTTGCAGGAATTCGTCCTCGAAACGGCATGCGTAGACAATCGGCCATTCGACGAGCGACGTCACTTCGTCGAGCAGCGCTTCGGGCATCACGACCTCGTCGCCGTTGGCGTGCGCGAGCAGATGCGCGCGGATCACGTTCTTGCGGTCGGCGAAGTTCGCGACCACGTGGCCGCGATGACGCAGCGTTTCCGCGTAGGCATCCGCGTGCTGGATCTGCACGAAGCCTTCGGACAGAAAGCGGTGGCCGAGCGTCGTATCGTCCGCATCGATGCCGAATGCACTGACGGGCACGATCTGGTTATCGTGCAGCACCGTCAGACGATGCACGGGGCGCACGAACTGCACGTTCGCGCCGTCCGGGCGCTGATAGGTCATGACCTTCGGAATCGGCAGCTTCGCGAGCGTTTCGTCGAGCGCGGCTTGCAGGCCCTCGGCGAGTGTCGCGCCGGGCGCCGCATAGCGCAGGAAAAATGCTTCGGCCTTGCCGTCCGACGCGCGTTCGAGATCGTCGACGGA
The nucleotide sequence above comes from Paraburkholderia sp. SOS3. Encoded proteins:
- the glyS gene encoding glycine--tRNA ligase subunit beta, which gives rise to MHSQHATLLVELLTEELPPKALARLGDAFAEGIAQRLAARDLIEGELSFERYATPRRLAVSVNRVRAVAPEKNVREKVLPVSVALDANGQPTAPLAKKLAALGFPDFSVDDLERASDGKAEAFFLRYAAPGATLAEGLQAALDETLAKLPIPKVMTYQRPDGANVQFVRPVHRLTVLHDNQIVPVSAFGIDADDTTLGHRFLSEGFVQIQHADAYAETLRHRGHVVANFADRKNVIRAHLLAHANGDEVVMPEALLDEVTSLVEWPIVYACRFEDEFLQVPQECLILTMQTNQKYFALTDANGKLRSRFLIVSNIETETPGDIVEGNERVVRPRLADAKFFFEQDRKKPLADRVPLLANVVYHNKLGSTLQRVERIEALAGEIAALTGADVALAKRAARLAKADLLTDMVGEFPELQGTMGTYYARHDGEPEEVALACSEHYRPRFSGDALPTTATGTTVALADKLETLVGIWGIGLQPTGEKDPFALRRHALGVLRILVEKQLPVDLVEVLRAAHKQFAALPGVADSTAALYEFFMDRLRGLLRERGYGAGEIDAVLALNPTRLDDIVARLDAVREFAALAEAASLAAANKRISNILKKSEGTAANETETIVQAALLVESAEKALHAQLEQVAPRVQSQLAQRQYTGALSALAALREPVDTFFNDVMVNAEDPALRANRLALLGALHQQMNCVADISRLAA